From one Verrucomicrobiota bacterium genomic stretch:
- a CDS encoding TatD family hydrolase — protein sequence MQLIDTHCHPDYFGDQLPAVVQRASEAFVTEMIACGTNPADWPIHLKNATTYSNIHYTVGIHPTNIDNTWEQNLEVLETYCAKTPKPVAIGEIGLDYHEITGDTAAIIASQKEVFRQQLLIAKRYDLPVVVHSRNAFDDCLTIIEQAKVDWHKIVVHCFSEGPGAINRLNARGARGSFTGIITYKSAENVRQALLTQGIERLMLETDSPYLAPVPYRSKQNEPAYVRAIANFAANLLRISEEELSSITTRNARAFFNL from the coding sequence ATGCAGCTTATCGATACGCATTGTCACCCCGATTATTTCGGCGATCAACTGCCGGCAGTTGTACAACGCGCTTCGGAAGCCTTCGTAACAGAGATGATTGCTTGCGGAACGAACCCCGCAGACTGGCCTATCCATCTCAAAAACGCGACAACTTACAGCAATATTCACTACACTGTAGGCATTCACCCAACGAACATCGACAATACTTGGGAACAAAATCTCGAGGTACTGGAAACATACTGCGCGAAAACTCCAAAACCGGTTGCTATCGGCGAAATTGGCCTCGATTATCACGAAATTACCGGTGACACAGCGGCCATCATTGCCTCTCAGAAAGAAGTTTTTCGTCAACAACTACTGATAGCCAAAAGGTACGATTTGCCCGTTGTCGTTCACTCGCGTAATGCTTTTGATGATTGTTTGACAATCATTGAACAGGCAAAAGTTGATTGGCATAAAATCGTCGTACATTGTTTTTCTGAGGGTCCAGGGGCGATCAATCGTCTCAACGCCCGCGGTGCGCGTGGATCTTTTACAGGCATTATCACGTATAAGAGTGCCGAAAATGTTCGCCAAGCGCTTCTCACACAAGGCATCGAACGCCTCATGCTTGAAACTGACAGCCCTTATTTGGCGCCAGTTCCCTATCGTTCCAAGCAAAATGAACCTGCATACGTTCGTGCCATTGCAAACTTTGCCGCGAATCTGCTCAGGATTTCCGAAGAAGAACTCTCCAGTATAACAACGCGCAATGCTCGAGCATTTTTCAATCTGTGA
- a CDS encoding undecaprenyl-diphosphate phosphatase, translating to MFKDSSTPSSAIKRLLILLGLSLALIIYVAHEHSASLSLADVLLLGTIQGLTEFLPISSSSHLLCTEALLNIDGCCNSGHFIATETLFALDVILQLGTVLAALVFFRKKIWQLWSDFHEKLRIPKKRSPFLENELVLLGVAFVPLGVMAFSFQHAISAFHQLHMIAYALIAGSVLAIVAELSCHPKNGQTYTPLALWQALFIGFWQCLALISGMSRSLTTLIGGYFCGLNRYSAVTFSFLLGMLSCLVATVAKLWEDWHLLTQQLSLTTFVAGTLCTFSVALLVIRPCLRFLVRYGLWIFAFYRVVLAVIILQLR from the coding sequence ATGTTTAAAGATTCAAGTACCCCCTCTTCGGCGATAAAGCGCTTACTCATTTTGCTCGGCTTATCTTTAGCGCTTATAATCTATGTCGCACACGAGCACAGTGCGTCGCTCTCGTTAGCTGATGTTTTATTACTCGGTACCATCCAAGGCCTTACGGAATTTCTACCAATCTCTTCGAGTTCACATCTTCTATGCACGGAAGCACTTTTAAACATTGATGGATGCTGTAACAGCGGGCACTTTATTGCCACGGAAACCCTATTTGCGCTCGACGTCATCTTACAGCTGGGAACCGTGCTTGCCGCACTTGTCTTTTTCCGAAAAAAAATCTGGCAGTTATGGAGTGATTTCCACGAAAAACTTCGTATTCCCAAGAAACGATCCCCTTTTTTAGAAAACGAACTCGTTTTATTAGGGGTTGCCTTTGTGCCACTCGGCGTGATGGCTTTTTCGTTTCAACACGCAATCTCTGCATTTCACCAATTGCACATGATCGCTTATGCGCTTATCGCGGGTAGTGTTCTAGCGATTGTAGCGGAGTTGTCTTGTCACCCTAAGAACGGCCAAACTTATACACCTCTGGCATTATGGCAAGCGCTGTTCATCGGATTTTGGCAATGTCTCGCACTTATCTCCGGGATGAGTCGTTCCCTGACCACGCTGATTGGTGGATATTTTTGCGGCCTGAACCGTTACTCCGCAGTCACTTTTAGTTTTCTCCTTGGAATGCTTTCTTGCTTAGTCGCAACGGTTGCAAAACTATGGGAGGATTGGCACTTATTAACACAACAACTTTCGCTAACGACCTTTGTTGCGGGCACTTTATGTACCTTTAGTGTTGCGCTTTTGGTAATTCGGCCGTGTTTACGTTTTCTCGTCCGTTATGGGCTATGGATCTTTGCGTTTTACCGCGTGGTACTCGCGGTGATTATTTTGCAGCTTCGGTAG